A stretch of the Filimonas lacunae genome encodes the following:
- a CDS encoding RNA polymerase sigma factor, translated as MHPDDKELIHLFRQPDSREKAFTAIIKKYQEKLYWYIRRMVVDHDDANDVLQNMFIKVWNALDNFREESQLYTWLYRIATNESLTFLEAQKKRTAVSLSDVESNLSNKIKADRYFDSNKLEWKLQVAMQQLPEKQRIVFNLRYYDEMPYEEMSRVLGTSEGALKASYHHAVKKIEEFIKNN; from the coding sequence ATGCACCCCGACGATAAGGAACTTATTCATTTGTTCAGGCAACCTGACTCCAGGGAGAAAGCATTTACGGCTATCATCAAAAAGTATCAGGAGAAACTGTACTGGTATATACGCCGTATGGTGGTAGACCATGATGATGCCAATGATGTGCTGCAGAATATGTTTATTAAGGTGTGGAACGCCCTGGATAATTTCCGGGAAGAAAGCCAGCTTTATACGTGGTTATACCGTATTGCCACCAACGAATCCCTCACGTTCCTGGAAGCCCAGAAAAAGCGTACTGCAGTAAGTTTAAGTGATGTAGAGAGCAACCTCAGCAATAAGATAAAGGCAGACAGATACTTCGATAGCAATAAACTGGAATGGAAACTACAGGTGGCCATGCAACAACTTCCTGAAAAGCAAAGAATTGTATTTAACCTGCGTTACTACGATGAAATGCCCTATGAAGAAATGAGCAGGGTGCTGGGCACCAGTGAAGGTGCTTTAAAAGCCAGCTACCACCATGCAGTTAAAAAAATAGAGGAGTTTATCAAGAATAATTAA
- a CDS encoding MBL fold metallo-hydrolase has translation MKIIPLSEGEFTIDKTKVFIPFNSEVDDLQSRPIGSLLVEVQPFVVVTSKDVLLLDAGLGFSRDGELQLVSNLKKNGIEPEQVTKVLMSHLHKDHAGGVSYKDKLGHYHLTFPNAVYYVQEKELEFAFETGFPSFMPEELEELQNNSRVTLLNGDGDIDGYIRYHVTGGHSPFHQVYWIEEEGETIFFGADDAPQLSQMKSRFVAKYDYDGKKCMELRKQWWEEGHENNWTFLFYHDVKAPVYKAQKGAAL, from the coding sequence ATGAAGATTATTCCGTTATCAGAAGGGGAGTTTACGATAGATAAAACCAAAGTGTTTATACCGTTCAACTCAGAGGTCGACGATTTGCAAAGCAGACCGATAGGCAGCTTGCTGGTAGAAGTTCAGCCTTTTGTGGTGGTTACTTCTAAAGATGTGTTGTTACTGGATGCCGGGCTGGGCTTTAGCCGCGATGGCGAATTACAGCTGGTAAGCAATCTGAAAAAGAATGGCATTGAGCCGGAGCAGGTGACCAAAGTGCTGATGTCGCACCTGCATAAAGACCATGCTGGTGGTGTTAGTTATAAAGATAAACTGGGGCACTACCATTTAACCTTTCCCAATGCGGTGTATTACGTACAGGAAAAAGAACTGGAGTTTGCTTTTGAAACCGGCTTCCCTTCTTTTATGCCGGAAGAGCTGGAAGAGTTACAAAACAACAGCCGGGTAACCTTGCTGAATGGAGATGGGGATATTGATGGTTATATCCGTTATCATGTAACCGGCGGTCATAGCCCTTTTCACCAGGTATATTGGATTGAGGAGGAAGGAGAAACCATATTCTTTGGTGCAGATGATGCCCCACAGCTGTCGCAGATGAAAAGCCGTTTTGTAGCCAAATACGATTATGACGGTAAGAAATGTATGGAACTGCGCAAACAATGGTGGGAAGAAGGGCATGAAAATAATTGGACATTCCTGTTTTATCATGATGTAAAAGCGCCGGTATATAAAGCACAAAAGGGGGCTGCATTATAA
- the rodA gene encoding rod shape-determining protein RodA, which produces MSNNNGINISKGIDWWIVLLYAVLVSIGILCIFMVEYRSGVSWLSSLFTGKTNYSKQIWFAGLCVVVATFILLSDSKLYTAFANLLYVFGIFLMLLTFVLGKNINGSKSWIPLGGGFNLQPAELCKIFAALALAKYISRQDTDFSRPTSQLIAAAIALAPAMLSILQNETGLALVYSSFFIVMFREGLPSWILIVGFSFGTLVVATLIMEPNLLAIILTGIAALTIYILRRQIKRNKGMLVFVIAIWAFCVGIQRFAVPYIFNNVFHCYQSQRIYSMVGKDYDCGLNRSARNGAANDKPVKKPDDYNVRQSKIAIGSGGILGRGFLKGTQTRGKYVPEQHTDFIFTSLGEAFGFTGCLVFLGIYLFLLLRIVRLAERQRSTFSRVYAYSVASILFLHIAINVCMTIGLFPIIGIPLPLISYGGSSLLTFTILIFIMIRLDADKHMVLR; this is translated from the coding sequence ATGAGCAACAATAACGGTATTAATATATCGAAGGGTATTGACTGGTGGATAGTGCTATTGTATGCTGTGCTGGTAAGTATTGGCATACTTTGCATTTTTATGGTGGAGTACAGAAGTGGGGTAAGCTGGTTATCTTCTTTGTTTACCGGTAAAACCAATTATAGCAAACAAATATGGTTTGCGGGGTTGTGTGTAGTGGTGGCTACGTTTATACTATTAAGTGATAGCAAACTCTATACGGCCTTTGCCAACCTGCTATATGTGTTTGGTATATTTCTGATGCTGCTCACCTTTGTGCTGGGTAAAAATATTAACGGTAGTAAAAGCTGGATTCCGTTAGGTGGTGGTTTTAACCTGCAACCGGCAGAGCTATGTAAAATTTTTGCTGCGCTTGCCCTGGCCAAGTACATATCGCGGCAGGATACTGATTTTTCCAGGCCTACTTCGCAGTTAATAGCAGCTGCTATTGCACTGGCACCTGCCATGCTTTCCATCCTGCAAAACGAAACAGGGTTGGCACTGGTATATTCCTCTTTTTTTATAGTAATGTTCAGGGAGGGCTTACCTTCCTGGATTTTGATAGTAGGCTTTTCGTTTGGAACCCTGGTAGTGGCAACGTTAATTATGGAGCCGAACCTGCTGGCTATTATATTAACAGGTATTGCGGCATTGACTATTTACATTCTGCGCAGACAAATTAAGCGCAACAAAGGCATGCTGGTGTTTGTAATTGCCATCTGGGCTTTTTGTGTAGGCATACAGCGCTTTGCGGTACCTTATATCTTTAATAACGTATTTCACTGTTACCAGTCGCAACGTATTTACAGCATGGTGGGTAAAGATTACGATTGTGGGTTAAACAGGAGCGCACGTAATGGAGCTGCCAATGACAAACCAGTAAAGAAGCCGGATGACTACAACGTGCGCCAGAGTAAAATAGCAATAGGTTCAGGTGGCATTTTAGGCCGGGGCTTTTTAAAAGGCACCCAAACGCGCGGCAAGTATGTGCCGGAGCAGCATACCGACTTTATTTTTACTTCCCTGGGCGAGGCCTTTGGCTTTACCGGATGCCTTGTTTTTCTGGGTATTTATTTATTCCTGCTGTTACGGATTGTGCGACTGGCTGAGCGACAGCGAAGTACATTTAGCCGGGTATATGCTTATAGTGTGGCAAGTATATTGTTTTTACATATTGCCATTAATGTGTGTATGACCATTGGTTTGTTTCCCATTATTGGTATTCCCTTGCCGTTAATCAGTTACGGCGGCTCAAGCCTGTTAACGTTTACCATTCTTATTTTTATTATGATAAGGCTGGATGCTGATAAGCACATGGTATTGCGTTAA
- the mrdA gene encoding penicillin-binding protein 2 — protein sequence MSVYNQSRNRVVQVIFIVVFLVIIGQLLHLQLISDEYEQDAINNARYRKVVYPDRGIIYDRKRKPILENTIMYDLMVTPGEIKGTDTAAFCRILGIDTSEFKKRILAAIIKNTSYKPSIFEPVLTPELFARLNEDMYRFNGFVLQERPVRSYPHSVAANLLGYIGEVDTSFLKRHTGEGYEMGDFAGLSGLERVYEKVLMGQRGIKYFIRDNKSRIQGAFENGRFDSSAIAGRSLYTSLDVEMQELAEKLLKNKIGSVVAINVKTGGILTMASGPSFDPNLLTGALRRKNFGRLLLDTARPLLNRAIKGQYPPGSTFKPLGALVALDEHLITPDYGYNCGGAYISCGKPVKCEHSGGGHADNLRRALAASCNSYFSQVFRLAIDNPGMHNAQEGYLKWKEYMNSFGLGVKLGVDLPSEDGGNIPDTSRYNRDFLTSRWNSCNILTLGIGQDRMLATPLQLANMSCIIANKGYYFTPHLVDSIENETEKDEQLIKKYRVKHKVTNISDEVYEAVHLGMEDVTVYGTAAAIKVPGVNYCAKTGTAQNPHGANHSIFVCFAPKENPRIAVAVVVENAGYGSTWAGPIAGFMMEKYLNDTIAKDRLSEVERISNADLVPGAIKNWYKAKEAASIAKAAEVEETTAAAFEGSGEDKKPAVETETGKKEKEKDAAKKSEPAVATEDKKSKKNNRK from the coding sequence ATGTCGGTATATAACCAGTCCCGTAACCGGGTCGTTCAGGTAATATTTATCGTAGTATTTCTTGTTATTATAGGTCAGCTTTTGCACCTGCAGCTTATTTCTGATGAATATGAGCAGGATGCCATTAACAATGCCCGCTATCGTAAAGTAGTGTATCCCGATCGTGGCATTATTTACGACCGCAAGCGAAAACCCATCCTGGAAAACACCATCATGTACGACCTGATGGTTACGCCCGGTGAAATAAAGGGAACAGACACCGCTGCTTTTTGCCGCATTCTGGGCATTGATACTTCCGAATTTAAAAAGCGCATCCTGGCTGCTATTATTAAAAACACCTCTTACAAACCCAGCATATTTGAACCGGTGCTTACTCCCGAGCTATTTGCGCGGTTAAATGAAGATATGTACCGCTTCAACGGCTTTGTGTTGCAGGAACGGCCCGTGCGCAGTTACCCTCATAGTGTGGCAGCAAACCTGCTGGGCTATATTGGAGAAGTGGATACCAGCTTTTTAAAAAGGCATACAGGCGAAGGGTACGAAATGGGCGACTTTGCCGGTTTATCAGGTTTGGAAAGAGTGTATGAAAAAGTGCTGATGGGCCAGCGGGGTATTAAATATTTTATCCGCGACAACAAAAGCCGTATCCAGGGAGCTTTTGAAAACGGCCGTTTTGATAGTTCTGCTATTGCAGGACGTAGTCTGTACACCTCACTGGATGTGGAAATGCAGGAACTTGCCGAGAAGCTGCTGAAAAATAAAATAGGCAGTGTGGTTGCCATCAACGTAAAAACCGGGGGCATTTTAACTATGGCTTCCGGTCCTTCTTTCGATCCCAACCTGCTTACCGGGGCTTTGCGCCGTAAAAACTTTGGCCGTCTTTTGCTGGATACTGCACGGCCTTTATTAAACAGGGCTATTAAGGGACAATATCCGCCCGGCTCCACTTTTAAACCTCTGGGAGCATTGGTGGCACTGGACGAACATTTGATTACTCCTGATTATGGTTATAACTGTGGTGGCGCTTATATATCCTGTGGCAAACCTGTAAAATGTGAACACTCGGGTGGCGGGCATGCGGATAACCTGCGCAGAGCGCTGGCCGCTTCCTGTAATAGTTATTTTTCACAGGTGTTTCGCCTGGCTATTGACAACCCCGGCATGCATAACGCACAAGAAGGCTACCTGAAATGGAAAGAGTATATGAACAGCTTTGGGTTAGGTGTGAAGCTTGGGGTTGATTTACCGAGTGAAGACGGTGGAAATATTCCTGACACTTCCCGCTATAACCGCGACTTTTTAACGTCGCGCTGGAACAGCTGTAATATTCTTACCTTGGGAATAGGGCAGGACAGAATGCTGGCTACGCCACTGCAATTGGCTAACATGAGTTGTATCATTGCGAACAAAGGCTATTACTTTACACCTCATCTGGTTGACAGTATTGAAAATGAAACAGAGAAGGATGAACAATTAATTAAAAAGTACCGGGTTAAGCACAAGGTTACCAATATCAGTGATGAAGTGTATGAAGCGGTGCATCTGGGGATGGAAGACGTGACTGTATATGGAACAGCTGCCGCTATTAAAGTACCTGGTGTAAATTATTGTGCAAAAACCGGTACCGCTCAAAACCCGCATGGTGCTAACCATTCTATTTTTGTATGCTTTGCACCTAAAGAAAATCCGCGTATTGCGGTGGCTGTGGTGGTAGAAAATGCTGGCTATGGTAGCACCTGGGCTGGTCCGATAGCAGGTTTTATGATGGAGAAATACCTGAATGATACCATTGCTAAAGACCGTTTATCAGAAGTGGAACGAATTTCGAATGCAGATCTGGTGCCGGGAGCTATTAAAAACTGGTACAAGGCAAAAGAAGCTGCGAGCATTGCCAAAGCGGCTGAAGTAGAAGAAACTACGGCTGCTGCTTTTGAAGGCAGTGGAGAGGACAAAAAGCCTGCTGTGGAAACCGAGACGGGAAAGAAAGAGAAGGAAAAGGATGCAGCTAAAAAAAGCGAGCCTGCTGTGGCAACTGAGGACAAAAAAAGTAAAAAGAATAACCGTAAATAA
- a CDS encoding rod shape-determining protein MreD: MSTLVKNIIRFILFLLVQSLVLDKVPPLHQFVKPYLYFLYILWLPFNTPRVGLMLLSFLFGLCMDYLSGTPGLHAAPCVLIAYLRPFLLNVLMPQEKTELSYGEPGIASIGFAPYSVYVVLLTFIHHAYLILIEWLQFGNFLFFVGKVAATTAISLLMIFVTEVLFYRKSRYRTNAA; encoded by the coding sequence ATGAGTACACTTGTAAAAAATATTATCCGCTTTATCCTGTTCTTGCTGGTTCAGTCACTTGTGTTAGACAAGGTGCCACCTTTGCATCAGTTTGTAAAACCTTATTTGTATTTCCTGTATATATTATGGCTGCCCTTTAATACACCCAGGGTGGGGTTAATGTTGCTGTCGTTTCTGTTCGGTTTGTGTATGGATTACTTATCCGGCACACCCGGTTTGCATGCGGCTCCCTGTGTGCTAATTGCTTACCTGCGTCCGTTTTTGCTGAACGTATTAATGCCACAGGAGAAAACAGAATTGTCTTATGGCGAACCTGGAATAGCCAGCATAGGCTTTGCTCCTTATAGCGTATATGTAGTACTCCTCACCTTTATACACCATGCTTACCTTATTCTGATAGAATGGCTTCAGTTTGGAAATTTCCTGTTTTTTGTAGGTAAAGTAGCGGCCACCACTGCTATCAGCCTGCTGATGATTTTTGTAACAGAGGTACTTTTTTATCGCAAATCGCGTTATCGCACAAATGCTGCATAA
- the mreC gene encoding rod shape-determining protein MreC, translated as MRNIILFIRRFFILVVFFVLQGICIAILVKYNKTYEAVFANSALEVTGRVDNQYNKVEYFFHLKETNKQLAEENARLRNMLASNYIGPETSVLHQLDTTFRDTVGRVRMFTWLPAKVVNNSFAEENNYLTLQRGSNQGVVKDMAVTGPDGIVGKVVMVSGNYCRVMSLLNRNSKVSAMLKKELYTGAVDWDGADPRFITLRNIPKSAKVLKGDTVLTSNLSGNYPPGLVIGTIDQVQAEQASNFYTLRIKTATNFFNLQYAYLIQNEQWQEQRALEAQTTK; from the coding sequence ATGCGCAACATCATACTGTTTATCAGGCGCTTTTTTATATTGGTAGTATTTTTTGTACTCCAGGGCATTTGCATAGCTATACTGGTGAAGTACAATAAAACCTACGAGGCTGTTTTTGCTAACTCTGCGCTGGAAGTAACCGGCAGGGTAGATAACCAGTACAATAAAGTGGAGTACTTCTTTCATTTAAAGGAAACCAACAAACAGCTGGCAGAAGAAAATGCCCGGCTGCGTAATATGCTGGCCAGTAATTATATTGGCCCCGAAACCAGCGTACTACACCAGTTGGACACTACTTTCAGAGATACGGTAGGCCGGGTACGCATGTTTACCTGGTTACCGGCCAAAGTAGTAAACAACTCTTTTGCAGAGGAAAACAACTATTTAACACTACAACGTGGCAGCAACCAGGGTGTAGTAAAGGATATGGCTGTAACCGGCCCGGATGGAATTGTGGGTAAAGTGGTAATGGTAAGTGGTAACTACTGCCGGGTAATGAGTTTATTGAACCGTAACAGTAAAGTAAGTGCTATGCTGAAAAAAGAACTGTACACGGGTGCGGTAGACTGGGACGGTGCAGATCCACGCTTTATCACTTTGCGCAATATTCCTAAAAGTGCCAAGGTGTTAAAAGGAGATACAGTTTTAACCAGTAATTTATCGGGTAACTATCCTCCCGGACTGGTAATTGGTACTATTGACCAGGTACAGGCAGAGCAGGCCAGTAACTTTTACACACTAAGAATAAAAACCGCTACAAACTTCTTCAATCTGCAATACGCATACCTGATACAAAACGAACAATGGCAGGAACAAAGGGCACTGGAGGCTCAAACTACTAAATAA
- a CDS encoding rod shape-determining protein: MGMFNFFTQEIAMDLGTANTLIIHNEEIVVNEPSIVALNRNNPKEVLAVGKKALMMHEKTHESIRTVRPLKDGVIADFNAAELMIREMIKMIYPKKPLFPPSWRMMICIPSSITEVEKRAVRDSAEQAGAKEVYLIHEPMAAALGIGIDVEEPVGNMIIDIGGGTTGITVIALAGIVCDQSIRIAGDEFTSDIMEALRRYHSLLIGERTAEQIKIQIGAAMKDLENAPDDLPVNGRDLVTGIPKQIMVSYQEVAEALDKSIFKIEEAILKALETTPPELAADIYRRGLYLTGGGALLRGLDKRLSQKIKLPVHIADDPLKSVVRGTGIALKNYQRFPFIMR; the protein is encoded by the coding sequence ATGGGAATGTTTAACTTTTTTACGCAAGAGATTGCTATGGATTTGGGGACTGCTAATACCCTGATCATACATAATGAAGAGATTGTGGTAAATGAGCCTTCTATTGTAGCGCTTAACCGGAATAATCCGAAAGAAGTGCTGGCAGTAGGGAAGAAGGCTTTGATGATGCACGAAAAGACCCATGAGAGTATCCGTACGGTTCGCCCTTTAAAAGACGGTGTAATTGCCGACTTTAACGCGGCCGAGCTGATGATACGGGAGATGATCAAAATGATCTATCCTAAAAAACCCTTATTTCCGCCCAGCTGGCGCATGATGATATGTATTCCTTCCAGCATTACCGAAGTAGAAAAGCGTGCAGTGCGTGATAGCGCAGAGCAGGCCGGAGCTAAAGAAGTATATCTGATACACGAGCCTATGGCAGCTGCCCTGGGTATTGGTATAGATGTGGAAGAACCCGTAGGTAACATGATTATTGATATTGGTGGTGGTACTACCGGTATTACGGTTATTGCGCTTGCAGGTATCGTGTGTGACCAGAGCATTCGTATTGCGGGGGATGAATTTACTTCAGACATTATGGAAGCGCTGCGTCGTTACCATAGCTTACTGATCGGTGAAAGAACAGCCGAACAAATCAAAATTCAGATTGGTGCGGCAATGAAAGACCTGGAGAATGCTCCGGACGATTTACCCGTAAACGGTCGTGACCTGGTAACCGGTATTCCTAAACAAATTATGGTAAGCTACCAGGAAGTAGCAGAAGCACTGGATAAAAGCATCTTTAAAATAGAAGAAGCTATTCTGAAGGCGCTGGAAACAACGCCGCCCGAACTGGCTGCCGATATTTACCGTCGTGGTTTATACTTAACAGGTGGTGGTGCTTTATTAAGAGGATTAGACAAACGTTTAAGCCAGAAAATTAAGTTACCGGTACATATTGCTGACGATCCATTAAAAAGCGTGGTACGTGGTACCGGAATTGCTTTGAAAAACTATCAGCGTTTTCCGTTTATCATGAGATAA
- the purD gene encoding phosphoribosylamine--glycine ligase, whose amino-acid sequence MNILIIGSGGREHAFAWKLQQSTLCGQLFIAPGNAGTSEHGTNVNIGVNDFEAQKQFCLDNNIALVVVGPEEPLVKGIYDFFKKDPALQHIKVFGPSAEGAQLEGSKAFSKKFMQRHNVPTAAYAEFTADNLEEGKAYLKQHSLPVVLKADGLAAGKGVVIATTHEEALATFDEMIVHKQFGEASAKVVVEEFLQGIEVSVFVVTDGADYKIIGHAKDYKRIGEGDTGLNTGGMGCVSPVPFMDAAFMQKVEERIIKPTVQGLHKENIDYTGFIFFGLMNTNGEPFVIEYNSRMGDPETEVVLPRLKNDLVELLLAAHNHTLHNINIEADARSCSTVVAVSGGYPGDYEKGKLIVIANDKLPANTIIFHAGTKQTAEGVVTNGGRVLAVSSYSDSIVQAANQSRKALEQVQFEGMFFRRDIGYEFE is encoded by the coding sequence ATGAATATCCTGATTATAGGCTCCGGGGGCAGGGAACATGCGTTTGCCTGGAAATTGCAGCAAAGCACACTATGTGGTCAATTATTTATTGCACCGGGTAACGCCGGCACATCAGAACACGGCACCAATGTAAATATTGGCGTGAACGATTTTGAAGCGCAAAAGCAATTTTGCCTGGATAATAATATAGCGCTGGTGGTAGTTGGTCCTGAAGAGCCGTTGGTAAAAGGCATATACGATTTCTTTAAAAAAGACCCGGCTTTACAACATATTAAAGTATTTGGCCCATCGGCCGAAGGCGCGCAGCTGGAAGGCAGCAAAGCTTTTTCCAAAAAGTTTATGCAACGCCACAACGTTCCTACAGCGGCGTATGCTGAATTTACTGCTGATAACCTGGAAGAAGGTAAAGCATATCTGAAACAACACTCTTTACCTGTGGTATTAAAGGCAGATGGCCTGGCTGCCGGTAAAGGCGTGGTAATTGCCACCACACACGAAGAAGCGCTGGCTACTTTTGACGAAATGATTGTGCACAAGCAGTTTGGCGAAGCGTCGGCCAAAGTGGTAGTGGAAGAGTTTTTACAGGGGATAGAAGTAAGTGTGTTTGTGGTAACAGACGGTGCTGACTATAAAATAATAGGCCACGCCAAAGATTACAAGCGTATTGGCGAAGGCGATACTGGTTTAAACACCGGTGGTATGGGCTGTGTAAGTCCGGTGCCGTTTATGGATGCTGCTTTTATGCAAAAAGTAGAAGAGCGCATTATTAAACCCACTGTGCAGGGCCTGCATAAAGAAAACATTGACTACACCGGCTTTATTTTCTTTGGTTTAATGAATACGAATGGTGAGCCTTTTGTGATAGAGTACAACAGCCGTATGGGCGATCCGGAAACAGAAGTGGTGCTGCCCCGTTTAAAAAACGACCTGGTAGAACTGTTGCTGGCGGCGCATAACCATACTTTGCATAATATTAACATTGAGGCGGATGCCCGCAGTTGCAGTACTGTAGTGGCTGTTAGCGGCGGCTACCCCGGCGATTACGAAAAAGGCAAGCTTATTGTAATAGCCAACGATAAATTACCAGCCAATACCATTATCTTCCATGCAGGCACCAAACAAACTGCTGAAGGAGTGGTTACCAATGGCGGCCGCGTACTGGCAGTAAGTTCTTATAGCGATAGCATTGTACAGGCTGCTAACCAGTCGCGCAAAGCACTGGAGCAGGTACAATTTGAAGGAATGTTCTTTCGCAGGGATATTGGTTACGAATTTGAATAA
- a CDS encoding peptide MFS transporter encodes MNQTAPSKGHPKGLAVLFTTEMWERFNFYGMRALLSLFLVNALAFSDKDAAIIYGGFLGLSYLTPMLGGFISDRFLGNRNCIVLGGTIMALGQLLLFASGSMYSSSVGTATSLMWAALFVIIIGNGFFKPNISSMVGQLYPKGDTRLDSAFTIFYMGINVGAMLGMTICPVLGDVKVGEVRVVEAFKWGFLAAGAAMLLGTILFFMLKNKYVVKPDGTPVGIKPDFTTVKAVEESDEAEKAHFSQKAILGVVFLMIALFFGIHFLSIDPNPIKSWVYPFIYAAGISLAVLILTDKSITKVERDRILVIYTVAFFVIFFWSAFEQAGSSLTFIADKQTDLNLLGWNMPPSFVQNANSIFVIAFALPFSALWLSLQKKNREPGSTTKQSYGLMLLAIGYLIIAFQVKSIGNSGKVGVIWLIIMYLFHTLGELCLSPIGLSLVAKLAPKRFSSLLMGVWFIGNAAGYALAGTLGAILPPTGDKFEAASKQGIDLQGVLDGKITATAQQLAILTKEKIATTYPSFAGFTIHNLYEFFMVFVILAGVASVLLFAISGKLSKMMHGVK; translated from the coding sequence ATGAACCAAACTGCGCCCTCAAAAGGGCATCCTAAAGGTTTAGCCGTTCTGTTCACCACCGAAATGTGGGAACGCTTCAACTTCTACGGCATGCGCGCCTTACTTAGCCTTTTTTTAGTGAACGCCCTTGCATTTAGTGACAAAGATGCTGCTATTATTTATGGTGGTTTTCTGGGTCTTTCTTACCTCACTCCTATGCTCGGTGGTTTTATCAGCGACCGTTTTTTAGGTAACAGAAACTGTATTGTACTGGGTGGTACTATTATGGCCCTGGGCCAGCTGTTATTATTTGCCAGCGGCAGTATGTATTCCAGTAGTGTGGGAACAGCCACCAGCTTAATGTGGGCTGCCTTGTTCGTTATCATCATTGGTAACGGCTTCTTTAAGCCTAACATTTCTTCTATGGTGGGGCAGTTGTATCCAAAGGGAGATACACGTCTGGATTCCGCTTTCACTATTTTTTACATGGGCATTAACGTAGGCGCTATGCTGGGTATGACCATTTGTCCGGTACTGGGCGACGTAAAAGTGGGTGAAGTACGTGTGGTAGAAGCATTCAAATGGGGATTCCTGGCTGCCGGTGCAGCAATGCTGCTAGGCACCATTCTGTTCTTTATGCTGAAAAATAAATATGTAGTAAAACCTGATGGTACCCCAGTGGGCATCAAGCCAGATTTTACCACCGTTAAAGCAGTAGAAGAATCTGACGAAGCAGAAAAAGCACACTTTAGCCAGAAAGCTATTCTGGGCGTGGTATTTTTAATGATTGCCCTGTTCTTTGGCATTCACTTTCTGTCTATCGATCCTAACCCGATTAAATCGTGGGTATATCCATTTATTTACGCTGCAGGTATTAGCCTTGCGGTGTTGATTCTGACCGATAAATCTATCACCAAAGTAGAAAGAGACCGTATCCTGGTTATTTATACCGTAGCATTCTTCGTTATCTTCTTCTGGAGTGCTTTTGAACAGGCTGGTTCTTCTCTTACTTTCATTGCCGATAAACAAACTGACCTGAACTTACTGGGCTGGAATATGCCTCCTTCTTTTGTACAAAATGCCAACTCTATTTTCGTAATAGCCTTTGCACTTCCTTTCAGTGCATTGTGGTTAAGCCTGCAAAAGAAAAACAGGGAACCCGGTTCTACCACCAAACAATCTTACGGTTTAATGCTGTTGGCTATAGGTTACCTGATCATTGCCTTCCAGGTAAAAAGCATCGGCAACTCTGGCAAGGTGGGTGTAATCTGGTTAATTATTATGTACCTGTTCCATACCCTGGGCGAGCTTTGTTTATCACCTATCGGTTTATCCCTGGTAGCTAAACTGGCACCTAAACGTTTCTCTTCTTTATTAATGGGTGTATGGTTTATTGGTAACGCTGCCGGTTATGCACTGGCTGGTACCCTGGGTGCTATCCTGCCTCCTACAGGAGATAAGTTTGAAGCAGCTTCTAAACAAGGCATTGACCTGCAGGGTGTATTAGACGGTAAGATTACCGCTACAGCCCAGCAATTGGCTATACTTACCAAAGAAAAGATAGCTACCACTTATCCCAGCTTTGCAGGTTTTACTATCCATAACCTGTATGAGTTCTTTATGGTGTTTGTAATACTGGCAGGTGTTGCTTCTGTATTATTATTCGCTATTTCAGGCAAACTAAGCAAAATGATGCACGGCGTTAAATAA